The following coding sequences lie in one Xyrauchen texanus isolate HMW12.3.18 chromosome 25, RBS_HiC_50CHRs, whole genome shotgun sequence genomic window:
- the LOC127618524 gene encoding nephronectin produces MKMRCVMDLMRFFMCVCAAAASDTLRSSGSLLLSNGLCQYSWTRKSQEQCRPICELGCKHGECIGPDLCRCHPGYTGKTCNQDVNECAFRPCKYRCMNTLGSYKCYCLNGYMMMADGTCRNARTCAMANCQYGCAVMKGEVRCQCPSPGLRLAPDGRTCVDVDECVSGRAQCPRFRKCVNTFSSYICRCHNGFELRHINGKYHCTDKKDVSICYDKPAHKKCKCKASANGKGYDCKSVVKVTIEPARPVEVTISPTTVSTTASPMTTTPQTTEKTTTTTISTSTTIPTTSVAITTSVPISTAVMTTLTPITVAMTTTTTTTPTTIPTTTAAMTTTTIPTTITPTSVAMTTTIPTAITTTTAAMTTTIPTAITTTSVAMTTTIPTAITTTSAAMTTTTTTIPTTITTTVDTTTSPTTRSTLAVPTTTTATTAIITTTTATTAATTTPEMTSATPESTTTLDNRVHRENTAKPRGDVHIPRYENDLFDWDFDVELGNTADYRRDDPEAGVVSCSFDEGLCVWITDSEGDLPWKLKDDPAGGQYLTVPEATNRSIRGARLTVHLAPPKKPWQGGDLCLAFRHRLHGHHIGSLQLFVRKGRSHSSSVWNRTGGQGWRHTHITIGGRSLGDIVVKGERRRGKHGEIAVDDFSLRRGTCSDTNDRTE; encoded by the exons GTCATCCGGGTCGCTGCTTTTATCCAATGGATTGTGTCAGTACAGCTGGACCAGAAAATCACAGGAACAATGCAGAC CCATTTGTGAGTTGGGCTGTAAACATGGTGAGTGTATTGGACCAGATCTGTGTCGATGTCATCCAGGATACACGGGCAAGACCTGCAACCAag atgtGAATGAGTGTGCTTTCAGGCCATGTAAGTACAGGTGTATGAACACACTGGGCAGTTATAAATGTTACTGTCTCAACGGATACATGATGATGGCTGACGGCACGTGCAGGA ATGCTCGTACGTGTGCGATGGCGAACTGTCAGTACGGTTGTGCAGTGATGAAGGGAGAGGTCAGATGTCAGTGTCCGTCTCCAGGACTGCGTCTTGCACCTGATGGACGGACATGTGTCG ATGTTGATGAGTGTGTCAGCGGTCGAGCCCAGTGTCCGAGGTTTCGTAAGTGTGTGAACACGTTTAGCAGCTATATCTGCAGGTGCCACAATGGATTTGAGCTGCGGCACATTAACGGAAAATATCACTGCACAG ataaaAAGGACGTCTCTATTTGCTACGATAAGCCAGCTCACAAGAAATGCAAGTGTAAAGCAAGTGCTAACGGGAAGGGTTACGACTGCAAAT CTGTTGTTAAAGTCACCATTGAGCCTGCAAGACCAGTCGAAGTCACCATCAGTCCAACCACCGTCTCCACGACAGCAAGTCCCATGACAACCACCCCTCAAACCACAGAAAAAACTACAACAACAACCATCTCAACAAGTACAACCATTCCCACCACTTCTGTTGCCATAACAACTTCTGTTCCAATAAGCACTGCTGTTATGACAACACTAACACCAAttactgttgccatgacaacaaccacaacaacaacccCTACAACAATCCCAACAACTACTGCTgccatgacaacaacaacaatcccTACAACAATCACACCAActtctgttgccatgacaacaacaaTCCCTACAGCAATCACAACAACTACTGCTGCCATGACAACAACAATCCCTACAGCAATCACAACAActtctgttgccatgacaacaacaaTCCCTACAGCAATCACAACAACTTCTGCTGCCATGacaacaaccacaacaacaatcCCTACAACAATCACGACAACTGTCGATACAACGACAAGTCCAACTACAAGATCCACATTAGCAGTTCCAACAACAACTACAGCTACAACCGCCATTATAACAACAACCACGGCAACAACAGCAGCAACCACGACCCCGGAGATGACCTCCGCAACACCAGAAAGTACGACTACTCTGGACAACCGCGTCCACCGAGAGAACACGGCGAAACCACGAGGAGATGTTCACA TTCCGCGTTATGAGAACGACCTGTTTGACTGGGACTTTGATGTTGAGCTGGGAAACACAGCGGATTACAGGCGAGATGATCCAG aggcTGGTGTTGTGAGCTGCTCATTTGATGAGGGTTTGTGTGTTTGGATAACAGACTCAGAAGGAGATCTGCCGTGGAAACTCAAAGACGACCCCGCCG GTGGGCAGTACCTGACAGTGCCAGAGGCCACAAACAGAAGTATCAGAGGGGCGCGACTTACGGTACATTTGGCCCCGCCCAAAAAGCCATGGCAGGGCGGTGACCTCTGTCTTGCATTTAGACACCGTCTCCACGGTCACCACATTGGCTCACTGCAGCTGTTTGTCAGGAAGGGGCGGAGTCACAGTTCATCTGTCTGGAACAGGACTGGAGGACAAGGCTGGAGACACACCCACATCACAATCGGCGGGCGGAGTCTTGGTGAT ATTGTGGTAAAGGGAGAGAGACGGAGAGGGAAACATGGAGAAATCGCTGTGGATGATTTTAGTCTGCGCAGAGGAACCTGCAGTGACACAAACGACAGGACAGAGTGA